The window CCGCGATTTGGGGGCGCTTATCACTGCTATTCTCATGTTCTATCCTTCATTTTAGGCTTGTTTGTAGATCTGGTCGATGTTCGGCTCTTTGGCCAGGAGAACCGTGCATTTGGCGTTCACGATGATTTCCCTGTGGGAATGGGAAACGATATCCCTGGAGCTGCGGTCTTTTTCCCAGCCCCCCAGAACTATCAAGTCCGCGCGCTGCTCGTCGGCAGCAGTCAAAATCTCGGTATAAACCGCCCCTCTGCGTATCTCCCGCTCCACCTTGACCCCCTTGGCCCGGGCAAGCT is drawn from Leadbettera azotonutricia ZAS-9 and contains these coding sequences:
- a CDS encoding universal stress protein, whose translation is MMKPLFSNIVVAITGSDASILAAKYAIVMAKVYKCRLSAVYVVDTATIRQLTLSKIFIQEESLDYERSLEANGERYLSFVEELARAKGVKVEREIRRGAVYTEILTAADEQRADLIVLGGWEKDRSSRDIVSHSHREIIVNAKCTVLLAKEPNIDQIYKQA